In Kordia antarctica, the following proteins share a genomic window:
- a CDS encoding RluA family pseudouridine synthase, whose amino-acid sequence MKLLETHIVPKLENSVRIQEYDVAVFESVLTKSSLKKIIKKKLLLINGNVATTATFVSENDTIEIYAVATIPKKIFKLAISVVFEDDDIAIINKPAGFPTNGNYFKTIENALPHNLKPSHAPDKLPFPKPVHRLDNPTSGILIVAKTKSAQFHLYKQFELQEVSKVYEAIVIGKTNLHGEINSAVAEKEALTIYETIQTVSSLQNGYLSHVKLFPKTGRTHQLRIHLKSINHPIIGDQIHGKDEENYKKGMFLCATSIQFTHPKTKEKCSFTVEPPNKYRIFLEREARRFLKFNS is encoded by the coding sequence TTGAAACTACTCGAAACACATATCGTCCCAAAACTTGAAAATTCTGTGCGAATTCAAGAATATGATGTTGCTGTGTTTGAAAGCGTTCTAACTAAAAGTTCGCTTAAGAAAATCATTAAAAAGAAGCTTCTTTTGATTAACGGAAACGTTGCAACAACGGCAACTTTTGTTTCAGAAAATGATACAATTGAAATTTATGCAGTAGCAACAATTCCAAAGAAAATTTTCAAACTAGCAATTTCGGTGGTTTTTGAAGATGATGATATTGCAATCATCAATAAACCTGCTGGATTTCCCACAAACGGAAATTATTTTAAAACCATTGAAAATGCATTACCGCATAATTTAAAACCTTCGCACGCACCAGATAAATTACCGTTTCCAAAACCTGTGCATCGTTTGGACAATCCAACATCAGGAATTTTGATTGTTGCCAAAACCAAAAGCGCACAATTTCACTTATATAAACAGTTTGAATTGCAAGAAGTTTCTAAAGTGTATGAAGCTATTGTGATTGGGAAAACAAATCTGCACGGCGAGATCAATTCGGCTGTAGCCGAAAAAGAAGCATTAACAATATACGAAACGATACAAACAGTTTCTTCGCTGCAAAACGGATACCTTTCGCATGTAAAATTGTTTCCAAAAACAGGAAGAACGCACCAATTACGAATTCACTTAAAAAGCATCAATCATCCAATAATTGGCGATCAGATTCACGGAAAAGACGAAGAAAATTATAAAAAAGGAATGTTTCTGTGTGCAACTTCAATTCAATTTACACATCCAAAAACGAAAGAAAAGTGTTCGTTTACTGTTGAACCACCAAATAAATATCGAATTTTCCTAGAGCGAGAAGCGAGACGATTTTTGAAGTTTAACTCGTAG
- a CDS encoding serine hydrolase, giving the protein MKPILNLKLLFLLLFVSIPSVQFAQNMEEKIDQLMSNQYKTDDSGATILIAKEGEIVYRKAFGKSNLELNTDMIPENVFEIGSITKQFTAVGILMLLEEGKLSLDDEITKFIPDYPTQETKITVHHLLTHTSGIKSYTSIPSLRDFARKDISPTELIDAFKNEPMDFKPGEQYLYNNSGFVLLGYIIEKVSGMPYPEFLQKRIFDELKMNNSLYGSKYTIVKNRAAGYQKQETYLNADYISMNIPYAAGSIMSTVDDMYLWHKAVRNNALISKESLAKAFTNYTLNNGDKINYGYGWAMNMINEVPVIEHGGGIFGYTTQGIYVPSENAYVIILTNCNCNSPSEIAFKIAAIAIGKPYPELSKKVTLTKEQLQKWVGAYEFEDGVVRFVSLKDDQLYSQRSDGNAAFKIFPLTQNRFFFEDSFAEYIFSDGTPKKVVFKSNINVSKGVETDKKMAESKKEIQLSEEVLKKYIGTYELAPTFFIEVNVKGNQIFAQATNQPKFELFAESEDNFFLKVVEAKITFQIDEVTKMPKSLILHQGGQNIPGKKIK; this is encoded by the coding sequence ATGAAACCAATCTTAAATTTAAAACTGCTCTTTTTACTACTTTTCGTATCAATTCCGTCTGTGCAATTTGCGCAAAACATGGAAGAAAAAATTGATCAATTAATGAGCAATCAATACAAAACAGACGATTCTGGAGCGACTATTTTAATTGCCAAAGAAGGAGAAATCGTATATCGAAAAGCATTTGGGAAATCGAATCTGGAATTAAATACAGACATGATTCCTGAAAATGTTTTCGAAATCGGATCCATCACAAAACAATTTACAGCCGTTGGTATTTTAATGTTATTAGAAGAAGGAAAGCTTTCGCTAGATGATGAAATCACAAAGTTTATTCCTGATTATCCAACCCAAGAAACCAAAATTACGGTGCATCACTTACTCACGCATACTTCTGGAATTAAAAGTTATACATCAATTCCATCGTTAAGAGATTTTGCTCGAAAAGATATTTCGCCAACAGAATTGATTGATGCTTTCAAAAATGAACCGATGGATTTTAAACCTGGTGAGCAATATCTTTACAACAATTCTGGATTTGTATTATTAGGATATATCATTGAAAAAGTAAGTGGAATGCCCTATCCTGAATTTCTTCAAAAACGAATTTTTGACGAGTTAAAGATGAACAATTCATTATATGGAAGTAAATATACGATCGTTAAAAACAGAGCTGCTGGTTATCAAAAACAGGAAACGTATTTGAATGCAGATTACATTAGCATGAACATTCCGTATGCGGCTGGTTCCATAATGTCAACTGTAGACGATATGTATTTGTGGCATAAAGCGGTTAGAAACAATGCGTTAATTTCTAAAGAAAGTCTAGCGAAAGCGTTTACAAATTACACACTTAACAATGGCGATAAAATAAATTATGGCTACGGTTGGGCAATGAATATGATAAATGAAGTTCCTGTTATTGAACATGGTGGCGGAATTTTCGGCTATACAACACAAGGAATTTATGTTCCTAGCGAAAATGCATATGTAATTATTTTGACGAATTGTAATTGCAATTCGCCAAGTGAAATTGCGTTTAAAATTGCAGCAATTGCTATTGGAAAACCGTATCCTGAACTTTCAAAAAAAGTAACACTTACCAAAGAACAATTGCAAAAATGGGTTGGCGCTTATGAATTTGAAGATGGCGTTGTTCGGTTTGTTTCGCTAAAAGACGATCAATTGTACAGTCAACGTTCGGATGGAAATGCGGCTTTTAAAATTTTCCCGCTTACGCAGAATCGTTTCTTTTTTGAAGATAGTTTTGCGGAATATATTTTCAGCGATGGAACACCTAAAAAAGTAGTTTTCAAGAGTAATATTAACGTTTCAAAAGGTGTTGAAACTGATAAAAAAATGGCGGAAAGCAAAAAAGAAATTCAGCTTTCAGAAGAAGTTCTAAAAAAATATATTGGAACGTATGAATTAGCTCCTACCTTTTTTATTGAAGTAAATGTAAAAGGAAATCAAATTTTTGCACAAGCTACCAACCAACCTAAATTTGAACTCTTTGCGGAATCTGAAGATAACTTTTTCTTAAAAGTTGTGGAAGCAAAAATCACTTTTCAAATTGATGAAGTAACTAAGATGCCCAAGAGTCTTATATTGCATCAAGGTGGACAGAATATACCTGGAAAGAAGATTAAGTAG
- the htpG gene encoding molecular chaperone HtpG — protein MATGNINVSVENIFPLIKKFLYSDHEIFLREIISNATDATLKLKHLTTIGETSVEYGNPVIEIKVDKEGKKLHIIDQGIGMSADEIEKYINQVAFSGAEEFLEKYKDSAKDSGIIGHFGLGFYSAFMVAEKVEIISKSYNEDIPAAHWTCDGSPQFTLEAHDKTERGTEIILHIAEDSTEFLEDSRINELLVKYNKFMPVAIKFGTKEETLPLPEDAAEDAKAETITVDNIINNPNPAWTKQPADLEDEDYKKFYRELYPAQFEEPLFNIHLNVDYPFNLTGILYFPKLGNDMNMQKDRIQLYQNQVYVTDNVEGIVPEFLTMLKGVIDSPDIPLNVSRSYLQADGNVKKIASYITRKVADKLSSLFKNNREDFEAKWNDIKIVIEYGMLSEDKFFEKADKFVLYPTVDGKYYTYEELNEKIKDAQTDKDGKTIILYASNKDQQHSYIEAAKDKGYEVLLLDSPIVPHLIQKLESSKENISFARVDADHIDNLIKKDEEQISKLSDEEKETLKTTLTEVVPADKYTVQLEAMDSNASPFMITQPEFMRRMKEMQQSGGGGMFGNFPEMYNLIVNTNHELVGQILSTKTKKKQERLIKQSLDLARLSQNLLTGEELTQFIKRSYEMIK, from the coding sequence ATGGCAACAGGAAATATTAATGTATCTGTAGAAAATATTTTTCCTTTAATTAAGAAGTTTTTATACAGCGATCACGAAATCTTTTTAAGAGAAATTATTTCTAACGCTACTGATGCTACGCTAAAGCTTAAGCATTTAACAACTATTGGTGAAACAAGCGTTGAATACGGAAATCCAGTCATCGAAATTAAAGTAGATAAAGAAGGAAAAAAACTGCACATTATTGACCAAGGAATTGGAATGTCTGCGGACGAAATTGAAAAATATATCAATCAAGTTGCTTTTTCAGGAGCAGAAGAATTTTTAGAAAAATACAAAGATTCTGCCAAAGATTCAGGAATTATCGGACATTTTGGACTTGGTTTCTATTCTGCCTTCATGGTAGCGGAAAAAGTAGAAATTATTTCTAAAAGCTATAATGAAGATATTCCAGCCGCACATTGGACATGTGATGGTTCGCCACAATTTACACTAGAAGCACACGATAAAACGGAACGTGGAACCGAAATTATTTTACACATTGCTGAAGATTCTACGGAGTTCCTAGAAGATTCAAGAATCAATGAATTGTTAGTAAAGTATAATAAATTCATGCCTGTTGCAATTAAATTTGGAACGAAAGAAGAAACGTTACCACTTCCAGAAGATGCTGCAGAAGACGCAAAAGCAGAAACAATTACCGTTGATAATATCATCAACAATCCAAATCCTGCGTGGACAAAACAACCTGCAGATTTAGAAGATGAAGATTATAAAAAATTCTACCGAGAATTATATCCAGCGCAATTTGAAGAGCCTTTATTCAATATTCACTTAAATGTAGATTATCCGTTTAACTTAACTGGTATTTTATATTTCCCAAAACTTGGGAATGATATGAATATGCAGAAAGACAGAATTCAATTATACCAAAATCAAGTATACGTTACAGATAATGTAGAAGGAATTGTACCTGAGTTTTTAACGATGCTAAAAGGTGTCATTGATTCTCCAGATATTCCACTAAACGTTTCGCGTTCATACTTACAAGCAGATGGAAATGTAAAGAAAATTGCTTCGTACATTACACGTAAAGTGGCAGACAAATTAAGTTCTTTATTCAAAAACAATAGAGAAGATTTTGAAGCAAAATGGAATGATATCAAAATTGTGATTGAATACGGAATGCTTTCAGAAGATAAATTCTTTGAAAAAGCTGATAAATTTGTATTATATCCAACTGTTGATGGAAAATACTATACGTACGAAGAATTAAACGAAAAAATTAAAGATGCACAAACGGATAAAGATGGAAAAACAATCATCTTATACGCGTCTAACAAAGATCAACAACACAGTTATATTGAAGCTGCGAAAGATAAAGGATACGAAGTTTTATTACTAGATTCTCCAATTGTTCCGCATTTAATTCAAAAGCTTGAAAGTTCAAAAGAGAATATTTCTTTTGCACGTGTTGATGCAGATCACATTGATAATTTAATCAAAAAAGACGAAGAGCAAATTTCTAAACTTTCTGACGAAGAAAAAGAAACGTTAAAAACTACCTTGACAGAAGTTGTTCCTGCGGATAAATATACGGTTCAATTAGAAGCAATGGATTCTAATGCTTCGCCATTTATGATTACGCAACCAGAATTTATGCGTCGTATGAAAGAAATGCAACAATCTGGCGGCGGCGGAATGTTTGGAAATTTCCCAGAAATGTATAACCTCATCGTGAATACAAATCATGAGTTGGTTGGACAGATTCTAAGCACTAAAACAAAAAAGAAACAAGAACGCTTAATCAAGCAATCGCTAGATCTAGCACGACTATCTCAAAATTTACTTACGGGAGAAGAATTAACACAATTCATCAAACGTAGTTACGAGATGATAAAATAA
- a CDS encoding 3-oxoacyl-ACP synthase III family protein yields MYTSRIIGLGHYVPDNVVTNGDLSKLMDTNDEWIQERTGIKERRYAIKGSEDTTTGMGVKAAKVAIDSAGIDKDDIDFIVFATLSPDYYFPGPGVAVQKALDIKTVGALDVRNQCSGFIYAISVADQFIKTGMYKNVLVIGSELHSHGLDMTTRGRGVSVIFGDGAGAAVLTRSEDNNRGILSTHLHSQGEHAEELVLTAPGMGTRWVNDILKDHENGVEDTSYYPKMNGKFVFKNAVVRFSEVIMEGLTQNGLKKEDIDMLIPHQANLRISQFIQRKFGLSDDQVYNNIMRYGNTTAASIPIALTEAWLEGKVKEGDTVVLAAFGSGFTWGSVIIKW; encoded by the coding sequence ATGTATACATCAAGAATTATAGGATTAGGACATTACGTGCCAGATAACGTGGTGACAAATGGTGATTTGTCTAAATTAATGGACACAAATGATGAATGGATACAGGAACGAACTGGTATAAAAGAACGAAGATATGCCATAAAAGGCAGTGAAGATACTACTACAGGAATGGGCGTGAAAGCTGCGAAAGTAGCTATTGACAGCGCAGGAATTGATAAAGATGATATTGATTTTATCGTTTTTGCTACCTTAAGTCCTGATTACTATTTTCCTGGTCCAGGAGTTGCAGTTCAAAAAGCATTAGACATTAAAACCGTTGGCGCGTTAGATGTACGGAACCAATGTTCAGGATTTATATATGCAATTTCGGTAGCAGATCAGTTTATTAAAACAGGAATGTACAAAAACGTTTTGGTGATTGGTTCGGAATTACACTCACATGGTTTGGATATGACAACGCGCGGAAGAGGTGTTTCTGTCATTTTTGGAGATGGAGCTGGAGCCGCAGTTTTGACAAGAAGTGAAGACAATAATCGTGGAATTTTATCAACGCATTTACACTCACAAGGTGAACATGCTGAAGAATTAGTGCTTACGGCGCCAGGAATGGGAACACGTTGGGTAAATGATATTTTAAAAGATCATGAAAATGGAGTAGAAGACACATCCTATTATCCAAAGATGAATGGAAAGTTTGTATTTAAAAATGCAGTCGTTCGTTTTAGCGAAGTCATTATGGAAGGTTTAACGCAAAATGGCTTGAAAAAAGAAGACATTGACATGTTAATTCCGCATCAAGCGAATTTAAGAATCTCTCAATTTATACAGCGAAAATTTGGATTAAGCGACGATCAAGTATATAATAATATTATGCGTTACGGAAATACAACCGCAGCGTCAATTCCTATTGCGCTGACAGAAGCATGGCTGGAAGGAAAAGTGAAAGAAGGCGATACTGTGGTATTGGCAGCTTTCGGAAGTGGATTCACTTGGGGAAGTGTTATTATTAAATGGTAA